A single genomic interval of Cydia splendana chromosome 10, ilCydSple1.2, whole genome shotgun sequence harbors:
- the LOC134794125 gene encoding BTB/POZ domain-containing protein KCTD12, with protein sequence MADAPPDVLELNVGGVHYATTRETILREPDSLPATALADPEHPRDARGRIFFDRDGVLFRYVLDYLRDGGLVLPECFREHKRLAREAKHYKLPGLENAVREADPRPPNREKGCITVGYRGSFAFGRDGLADVKFRKLSRILVCGKVTLCRDVFGETLNESRDPDHGLADRYTSRFFLKHSFIEQAFDNLQENGFKLTASCGSGTAGGAAELKPGVDSEENRWNHYNEFVFVRE encoded by the coding sequence ATGGCGGACGCTCCGCCCGACGTGCTCGAGCTCAACGTGGGCGGCGTGCACTACGCCACCACGCGCGAGACTATACTCCGCGAACCCGACTCACTCCCGGCCACCGCGCTCGCCGACCCGGAGCATCCCCGCGACGCTCGCGGTCGTATTTTCTTCGACCGCGACGGAGTTCTCTTCCGCTATGTTTTGGATTACCTCCGTGACGGCGGCCTCGTGTTGCCGGAGTGCTTCCGCGAGCACAAACGTCTAGCGCGGGAAGCGAAACACTACAAGCTCCCAGGCTTAGAAAACGCTGTCCGGGAAGCTGATCCTCGTCCTCCTAACCGTGAAAAAGGATGCATCACGGTAGGCTACAGAGGAAGCTTCGCTTTTGGCCGTGACGGCCTGGCTGATGTGAAATTCCGCAAGTTATCTCGTATCCTCGTCTGCGGAAAGGTGACGCTGTGCCGCGATGTCTTTGGAGAAACGCTAAACGAGTCCCGCGACCCAGACCATGGGTTAGCGGACCGGTACACGTCCCGGTTCTTCCTGAAGCATTCCTTCATCGAGCAAGCTTTCGATAACCTGCAGGAGAACGGGTTCAAGCTGACGGCCAGCTGCGGCAGCGGCACCGCCGGCGGTGCTGCAGAACTCAAGCCGGGAGTTGATTCTGAAGAGAACCGCTGGAACCACTACAACGAATTCGTATTCGTACGTGAGTAA